The sequence ATCTCTATACATTTGGTTTATCTATCATTATCCATGTTAATTCATACACAAATTCCCATATAGCTTATATGTTTTACTATCTACTATATATCTATCAAACCTTGGGTCTAGCTCATAGTTATAAGGTTCTCTCGTTGGTGTACAATTAGCATACCCaagttttaattaaatattaaaatctaGATGAATTATTTATATCTTGTATCCCTCCTAGTGGAAACTATCTACATGTTTATGTGATCAATTATCATGTtcctttaaaaaatatattaatttgcaTTTTTTATCATCCTTGAATTAGGAGATTGTTAATTTTTATTTGACTATTTAAAAGAGAAAATCAACATTGAAACCATTAGATTTGGTGTTTTAAAAGGGTAACGATTATTATTTCTAGATGAATATAACTTTGAGGTGTTTGTATGTTTTCTTTGATAATTTTGTCAAAAGTTATCAATTCATCATTCTTGCATAGTTTTAAATATCAAGAAATAGTGGGATCTTGTCAAGTACAAACAATCTACTAACCCCATTTTAAATTGAGATATTAGATAATTTTCTTTGGATCTTATAGGATAGTACTCAAATTTAATTGAGGTTGATTTCATTGATATAGACAAGGATTTCAACTATGACTTAGACTTTGGTGGAAAACGTCATTCTAGAGAAAAGTAAAAAAATTGTCTAATTCATATCCATATATTTAATTGTGAAGTAAATTTTTTATCCCAAGATACCTAAATTCTAGTGTATTTTCTGTTTATAATCACTATTGATAGATCTAATTGATCCATTATTCTTGTTCATTTTCATTTATAGAAAAATTGTGAAATTGTCTACAAATTCTTAATTAGATGTATACTAACTATTCTAATATTTAATCTATGTTAACTGATACTCATGACATGCATATTTTAGGATTATACTAAATTAAACCTagtaaaatgaatattaatattttattaatacgAATACATGCTATTACAATTAATAAAAATCTCCAAGATATCAAGCTTCACTAAAATTATTCATAGGCACTAGGAAAATAGAATATTCTACTTATCCATTTGAATACAAACATGATTATCATTATAAATCAAATTTTGCTATAATCACCATTGTGAAAATACTTAAAAATAAAGATAATTCATCTACCCTTCTTGTTTATTTCTATTTATGAAAAAAAGTCAAATTATCTAATAGTTCTCGATTGAATATGTGTTATCTATTTCACTATATAATCTATGTTTATTGATTCCTAAGAATATACATTTGATTGAATTAATCTAGATTAACCAAAAGATTTTATTTTCCCCTATTTGAAGCACATATAAACATTTTATTAAGACAAATACATGTCACTGCTATTTATTAAAAACATTCAAGATCTCAAACTTCTTCACTAAAGTTATTCATAGGAACTAGGAAAGTACAATATGATACTTCTCCAATAGAATACAAAATATCTATATCTTTATAAAAGAAATTTTTCTATAATCACCATTACAAAAACATTTATGAAAATAGATGGAATGAAATGTGCTCCTTCATTAGTGGTTGGATCATTCTTTCCTTTAGGGCTAATCCCTGATCCATTTGAATTCGGTGGAGGAATAGCTGAGGGTGAACCACTTGAGGGAGACACAACAGTTGGAGTTGAAGGTGTAATAGAAGGAGAAGGGGATGGAACACTCTCACTCGTTGGTGCATCAGCAGCACTTCCACCTCCTACATCATCCCCAAAATGACTCTTTTAGAAAATTGCTTGTAATAAGACTTGAGACCACTCAAATAAATAAGAAGTTATTCATACCCTCAGATGGAGAAGGAGCTGGAGCATCAATAGATGGAGGAGGAGCTGGAGCATCAACAGATGGAGAAGGAGCTGAAGCATTAACAGTAATTCCTAGCCAATTCCAACAACCAAACATTTAAAAATTACTTGAAATTACAATTGAGCATATACAATAAAATAGAATGCAGAAGCAAGCATTAGCAAAACCTAAATAATTAAGTAGGAGGCTAAATTTGTATATGCTACTGGATTTGTTTGTGTCAGTTTTTTCCATCAATGTTTGGGAGATCTATCATTCTTGTGCTCTCTACTATTATCTTGATGATAGatcacaaaatgtgattccaaacGTTGAtccaaaaaaactcacacaatcgaatccagaagcatACACAGATTTAGACTAATAGATTTCTGATATTGAGGAAGACAACTGCCTACAAATATGTTACTAGAACTAAATCACCTTGGCATCGACTAAGCGGTGGGGTGGAGACATTGCAGGCCTTTGGGAGGGCGAGAGCCCTTGTTTGATTAATTGAAATGCCCAGAAAATTGTTGGAGGTGAACAGCTGGCACAAACACACTACGCTGCTCTGCACTACAGAAGAGAGAGCACTGCAACAGCTGGGTGATGGAGGCGTGGTAGAGGAATTGCTTGTAACATATCCAGTGCATGGAGACAACGTTATTAGAGAAGTTATACACAAAGCCGCCGGAGTTTGAGCTACAACTCTATAATTCCCAGCTGCTGTTATTGATGCCACCACAATCAATACTAAGAAAACTGATGGGTGAATCCCTTTCATTGCGCCTGAGTTTGCAATTGTAAGAATGTAAACAGAAGAAATTTGGGATTAGAGAAAATTGAAAGTGGATTGGGTTTTATAAAAGGAGGATTATCGATGCTTAGACGGAATAGAAAGAGTGAAGAGAAGTAGTCTCCTAGGGTTTTGTTCACCCAAATTGCTACTCTCTACTGGTTCTCAATTTAAAATCAATATTCGGGTGACGTTTCTTGTATGTTTGTTAACCAATATGACTGGATTTCTTTTTAATTTCTTAGATTGACACAAGATTCAACGTTTAGGTGTACAATTTTATTAAGGAGCACGCTATTTTTGTAAATGGAGATATATTCCCGTTTGTGAATGATTCTTCAAATCGAGCTAAATTAACCCTGATTGATCCAATGGTGGTAGGAGGCGTAAAAAGAGATAAATTAAATACATATATAAAAGTAATGGGTTGTAATGGCTTTTTATGTGATCTGTACTTTTAAAGGAAAGATGATGTAAAGTTTAGATATATACAAAGTTTTTGGTTCtatcattaatatatataatattaaatttatagcTAATTTAGGGATTTTAAGACtatcttatatatatatttgattaaaatcagatatatgtaagctagtagcagtctcaacatgagaaacaataaaaaaatcaaaatagaattatataatattatattatt is a genomic window of Cryptomeria japonica chromosome 7, Sugi_1.0, whole genome shotgun sequence containing:
- the LOC131045077 gene encoding non-specific lipid transfer protein GPI-anchored 5 translates to MKGIHPSVFLVLIVVASITAAGNYRVVAQTPAALCITSLITLSPCTGYVTSNSSTTPPSPSCCSALSSVVQSSVVCLCQLFTSNNFLGISINQTRALALPKACNVSTPPLSRCQGITVNASAPSPSVDAPAPPPSIDAPAPSPSEGGGSAADAPTSESVPSPSPSITPSTPTVVSPSSGSPSAIPPPNSNGSGISPKGKNDPTTNEGAHFIPSIFINVFVMVIIEKFLL